Proteins encoded by one window of Elaeis guineensis isolate ETL-2024a chromosome 12, EG11, whole genome shotgun sequence:
- the LOC140852902 gene encoding uncharacterized protein produces the protein MPPRSRLTAADVRQYAVRKRPAQGAGPSRPPKRPQVAPSGEPTGSGAEPVIALSAPTVLVEVPSEGPSGEGAASPERRAAEESVSAPAAQPVEEEQEEAREPERPAPAVAAPSGETRSGSSLPSTSDIRTWMSGRGKAPMSSDDEGRSAGGGGPTDFPLPEGASGLANHDLARRLCQALLLPADIEAMKNQRVSDMLSSFYPMMIRLVYNISELETGYRRFGDLRAAWRDKVAAAEADRVILVDQLQQSVDREGRLEGEVSRLTEEVSRLTGALATSESELQSIWDDAKKKSRTVCRLRHERDSFAKELKAEREQLRVSLENLVKAEEGLSIAQADADIARAEAESVKEALGRAVEDFRDSKEYREELLESGFLSYRVGYEDAREAVRSLYPELDLGIIIPPETEAPAAEETADPSPGGLTTMAEAEAEAEQATEGQAAPTPEVRSVRRPSTAVVQWKKPTLRISRFFAFPLLLLVILVSGLWPSFVNLSRTSMKLKTKSFGLELFFFVKCLSSFMCRGVPRNT, from the exons ATGCCACCGAGGTCGAGGCTGACGGCGGCCGACGTACGGCAGTATGCCGTCCGGAAGAGGCCGGCACAAGGGGCCGGGCCGTCACGGCCCCCCAAGAGACCCCAAGTAGCTCCGTCAGGTGAGCCGACcgggtcgggggcggagcccgtcatcgcgctgtcggcgccgacggtgctcgtcgaagtcccgtccgagggaccgtcgggcgagggcgcaGCCTCGCCCGAGAGAAGGGCGGCCGAGGAATCGGTCAGCGCGCCGGCTGCTCAGCCGGTAGAGGAGGAACAGGAGGAGGCGCGCGAGCCCGAGCGACCCGCGCCTGCCGTTGCCGCGCCTTCGGGGGAaactcggtcgggctcaagcttGCCGTCCACATCCGACATCAGGACCTGGATGTCcggtcgagggaaggccccgatgtcGTCCGACGACGAAggaaggtcggccggtggtgggggGCCGACCGACTTCCCACttcccgaaggtgcgtcgggcctggccaaccacgacttggccaggaggctgtgccaggcgctccttctcccagctgacatcgaggcgatgaagaatcagcgtgtgtccgacatgctgtcttcattctacccgatgatgatccgg TTGGtctacaacatatccgagctagagacCGGATATCGGAGATTCGGTGATCTGCGAGCGGCTTGGCGAGACAAGGTCGCGGCTGCCGAAGCCGATCGGGTCattctggtcgaccagctgcaacagtcggtcgaccgggagggccgactcgagggggaggtctcccgactcacggaggaggtctcccgactcacgggCGCCTTGGCGACTTCGGAGTCTGAGCTGCAGTCGATCTGGGACGACGccaagaagaagtcccggactgtctgtcggcttcggcacgagagggacagctttgccaaggagctgaaggccgaacgcgagcagctccgagtaagcctcgaaAACCTCGTTAAGGCCGAAGAAGGTCTgtccatcgcccaggccgacgcagacatcgcgagggcggaggcggagtcggtgAAGGAGGCCTTGGGTCGGGCTGTAGAAGACTTCCGCGACTCGAAAGAGTACCGggaggaacttctggagagcggcttcctctcgtaccgagtggggtacgaggacgctcgggaagccgttcgaaGCTTGTACCCGGAACTTGACCTTGGCATCATCATTCCGCCGGAgacggaggccccagctgcggaggagacggccgacccatcCCCGGGAGGTCTCACCACCATGGCGGAAGCCGAGGCAGAAGCGGAGCAAGCCACCGAAGGTCAAGCGGCTCCGACTCCTGAAGTCCGATCGGTTCGCCGACCGTCCACAGCCGTCGTCCAGTGGAAGAAGCCAACTCTGAGGATTAGTCGGTTTTTCGCTTTTCCTTTACTTCTACTTGTCATACTTGTATCCGGGCTTTGGCCCAGTTTTGTAAACTTGTCCAGAACTTCAATGAAATTAAAGACAAAGTCTTTTGGACTTGAACTTTTCTTCTTTGTGAAATGTCTTTCTTCTTTCATGTGTCGTGGGGTACCTCGGAACACATAA